The genomic region TTGCCAACCCTGCATTAAATAATATAATGATAGAATTGTCCTCAGGGGATAAATGAAGCCTTTTGAATTAATTGAATTGCACAATTTATGAACATGTTAGTCCCATGAagacactgagtggacaaaacattaggaacaccttcctaatattgagttgcagacacttttgccctcagaacagcctcaatttgttgtggcatggactctacaaggtgtccaaagcgttccacagggatgctggtccatgttgactccagtgcttcccacagttgtgtcaagttacaACACCTACACCTACAACCATACACCTTTCAAAGGCacataaatcttttgtcttgtccgtTCACCCCCTGAAtgacacatatacacaatccatgtctcaattgtcttaaaaatccttctttaaccatgtctcctccccttcatctacactgattgaagtggatttaacaagtgacatcagtaagggatcatagctttcacctggattctccTGGTCAGTCcatgttatggaaagagcaggtgttcataatgttttgtccactcagtgcaGATACATCCTTGAGATGAACACTAGGAAAGCAGAACGCTGTCATGACTGGCAGAAAGACGTACAAAGCAAATTGAACAGAAATAATGACATGCATCTTTTCTGATTCATGTAGAATTATCTATTTATATCTACGTGTTTAATTACCTATACCAGGAATTccatctctctatttctgtccaAGGTCTTCAAGACATGAGTGAGTGAATATGAaatgaggaggaagggaggagtgaGTTGTCTCTCATTACACACACAGAACTTTCCCTAACGCAATAAACATGTAAATGACTGAATATGTTGCATCATGAAACATCAAGTGTGAGGAGTTAACCCTCGTGCTGCCAGGAACTCCCTCCCCCTAACCCCCATCACATGACCAAGTGTTCGCATCACAGAGGAAATAGGTGAGGTGTTTCTCAGGGTATAAATGATGAGGGGTTTAGGCCAGAGTACACATGCTCTCCTGTCTGCTCCTCAAGAGGACCACCAGAGGACAACCAGAACCAGCACACTCCAGTACCAGGAGACACCAGAACCAGAAATAGACTGCAGCACCAGTTGAGTGTGGAACCAATAGACTGCAGCACCAGTTGAGTGTGGAACCAATAGACTTGCAGCACCAGTTGAGTGTGGAACCAATCGACTGCAGCACCCGTTGAGTGTGGAACCAATAGACTGCAGCACCAGTTGAGTGTGGAACCAATCGACTGCAGCACCCGTTGTGTGTGGAACCAATCGACTGCAGCACCAGTTGAGTGTGGAACCAATCGACTGCAGCACCCGTTGAGTGTGGAACCAATAGACTCCAGGatgtctccctgctctctcctcctgtccctgcTGTTGGCTGCAGCGCTGCAGTGTGAGCATGCCCAGTGCAGACGTGTACCGTGCTCCGACCGCTGCTGCTCCTTCGTAGAGGGCTTCCCCGTCAGACTGAAGGAGCTCCGCACCGCCTTCTCCACCATCAGAGACTACTAcgtaagttctctctctctgtacactaTACTACATATATAAGTACTacatatatactatactaccacactCATATATATGTGaaaatactatactaccaccctCATATATATGTgaaaatactatactactaccctCATATATATGTgaaaatactatactactaccctCATATATATGTgaaaatactatactactaccctCATATATATGTgaaaatactatactactaccctCATATATATGTgaaaatactatactactaccctCATATATATGTgaaaatactatactactaccctCATATATATGTgaaaatactatactactaccctCATATATATGTgaaaatactatactactaccctCATATATATGTgaaaatactatactactaccctCATATATATGTgaaaatactatactactaccctCATATATATGTgaaaatactatactactaccctCATATATATGTgaaaatactatactactaccctCATATATATGTGAAAATACTACCCTCATATATATGtgaatatactatactactaccctTATATATATGTGAATATACTATATTACTACGTAAGTCAAGGGCATAACTTTGTGTTAGATATTGGGGGTCACTTGGTTCCAGTGTCAACTCTCTTTAGGGGGGTCCGGGGGCATGCCCCCCCATGATagataaatctctctctctctctctctctctctctctatatatatatatatatatatatatatatatatatatatatatatatatatatatatatatatagtggtacAGAGAGGGCTCAGCTCTTTAGTCTCAATTCACTTAAATGCACCAAATACCCATTGAGGCATATTGTTTTTCTATCTATGGTAAGCAGTGTGTCCTGGTGGAAATGACGGACAGACAACATGGTTCAATCTGCTTTGTCATCATTTTTGAGCGCAGCCATGTCTTCAATCTCCATGACAACCAAATTAAATCGGAATGCAGGCAACGACATTTGTCACAGTCAGGCTTCAGGTCAAGCCAAGATGAGGAGTTGAACTGGTAGTTCCAATCTGTGCGTGATGTAAATTGCTGTGTAATGTGCTTTACCAGACAGACTGCCTTCTAAACTCTGATGACCTGTTGATCCTCTCCCTGTGCCTCAACATGGAcagtgctctccctctctctctactgactGTCTCTGACCCCTGCCATGACAACCAAATGAAATCAGAATGCAGGCAACATCTGTTTTGTTATAGCACTAGGTAGTGATGGAACGACTGATACCTGGTGCTCAGATGCGGTTTTCAAAACACTACTGATCCGTCACAATGTACCGATGCTAGTTTCAAAGTAACATAATCCCTTGATCAATGATGTCCGAAGCTTCGTTTGATCACGTGGTTGCAAAAATCCCATTGATTTTGCTGTGTGTTCCAGTGATTCCAAGTTCCTTTCAAAACACCGACCTCTACTTGATACCGTACTTACAATGTAGTTATGATTTGTTCATGGAATGTCACCTGAACAGTAGCTCAACGGGTAGAGAGAAGATCTCGGGGACCAGAACACTCACTGACGACAAGGAATTGGGTCAAATCCCAGCAAGATATATTACCTTGAAGAAAAAATTGTGACATCACACTTTCTGCGCATTGTTGTTCAAACCATTTGTTTAGTAAAGTAGAAGCTTCTACTTCTACTTTATGGAGTTATAGTTTCAGTTTTTGAGAGACTTGATGAATATTGTAGGAAGAAACGTAGATATATTAGCcttcagtaagcatttcactgtaccgtttacatcCACTATATCCTGTGCACGTGAtgaacaaactttgatttgatacaaAACAAGCATCAGGAAACAGAGTCTAAACTGGGCTGTTTGTTTTCTGCAGGAGGCTAATGACGAGCTGGAGACATCCCTGCTGGACGAAGGGATTCTACACCACTTGAAGGTGAGTTCACATTATTCTGTCTATTCTAACAGCAGGATAGAGTTTCCCCCTGATGTAACGGGATGAGACACTCACATCAGCACCAGGATGCACGTCCAATCCATTCCTGAGTTAGAAGTGACATGAATATTAAGAAACTACCCTGATGGCTATACTAGTTATACTGATGGCTATACTAGTTATACTGATGGCTATACCAGTTATACTGATGGCTATACTAGTTATATTGATGGCTATACTAGTTATATTGATGGCTATACTAGTTATATTGATGACTATACTAGTTATACTGATGGCTATACTAGTTATACTGATGGCTATACTAGTTATATTGATGGCTATACTAGTTATACTGATGGCTATACTAGTTATACTGATGGCTATACTAGTTATATTGATGGCTATACTAGTTATACTGATGGCTATACTAGTTATATTGATGGCTATACTAGTTATATTGATGGCTATACTAGTTATACTGATGGCTATACTAGTTATACTGATGGCTATACTAGTTATACTGATGGCTATACTAGTTATACTGATGGCTATACTAGTTATATTGATGGCTATACTAGTTATACTGATGGCTATACTAGTTATACTGATGGCTATACTAGTTATACTGATGGCTATACTAGTTATACTGATGGCTATACTAGTTATACTGATGGCTATACTAGTTATATTGATGGCTATACTAGTTATACTGATGGCTATACTAGTTATACTGATGGCTATACTAGTTATATTGATGGCTATACTAGTTATACTGATGGCTATACTAGTTATACTGATGGCTATACTAGTTATACTGATGGCTATACTAGTTATACTGATGGCTATACTAGTTATACTGATGGCTATACTAGTTATATTGATGGCTATACTAGTTATACTGATGGCTATACTAGTTATACTGATGGCTATACTAGTTATACTGATGGCTATACTAGTTATACTGATGGCTATACTAGTTATACTGATGGCTATACTAGTTATACTGATGGCTATACTAGTTATACTGATGTCCTCCAAGAGTTGCTGGATTGTTTCCTCAGTATAATTTCCTTATCTCTAGTTACGGTTAGTTATAATTTCCTTATCTCTAGTTACGGTTAGTTATAATTTCCTTATCTCTAGTTACGGTTAGTTATAATTTCCTTATCTCTAGTTACGGTTAGTTATAATTTCCTTATCTCTAGTTAAAACTGATATTTGAAAATAAAAGAAACCTTAACTTGACAACAAATGAGATATTGGCAAAACAAACTAACAGTTCAAACCaagtatatataaataaacacatCTAGTATTGGCACAATGAAGTCACAGTCAATTGTGTGGCGACAACGCTTTCTCAGAATCGTAGTtactgttcctgtctctgtcagTGTGATATTAATGATGTTGTTTCCTCATCAGACCCCGGTGGGGTGTCACGCTATGGACAGCATCCTGAAGTTCTATCTCGACACGGTGCTGCCCACCGCCATGaacaacagaacacagaacaacaACGACTTTAAATCTCCCATCGACTCCATCGGAAACATCTTCCACGAGCTGAAGAAAGAGATCGTCCAATGTGTAAGTAGACTGGCTCGATGCGTATCCTGGCcctatatagtcctatatagtctggtcctatatagtcctatatagcctggccctatatagtcctatatagtctggtcctatatagtcctatatagtctggtcctatatagcctggccctatatagtcctatatagtctggtcctatatagtcctatatagcctggtcctatatagtctggtcctatatagtcctatatagcctggtcctatatagtctggccctatatagtcctatatagtctggccctatatagtcctatatagtctggccctatatagtcctatatagtctggtcctatatagtcctatatagcctggccctatatagtcctatatagtctggtcctatatagtcctatatagtctggtcctatatagtcctatatagcctggtcctatatagtctggtcctatatagtcctatatagcctggtcctatatagtctggccctatatagtcctatatagtctggccctatatagtcctatatagtctggccctatatagtcctatatagtctggtcctatatagtcctatatagcctggccctatatagtcctatatagcctggccctatatagtcctatatagtctggtcctatatagtcctatatagcctggtcctatatagtctggtcctatatagtcctatatagcctggtcctatatagtctggccctatatagtcctatatagtctggccctatatagtcctatatagtctggccctatatagtcctatatagtctggtcctatatagtcctatatagcctggccctatatagtcctatatagtctggtcctatatagtcctatatagcctggtcctatatagtctggtcctatatagtcctatatagcctggtcctatatagtctggccctatatagtcctatatagtctggccctatatagtcctatatagtctggccctatatagtcctatatagtctggtcctatatagtcctatatagcctggccctatatagtcctatatagtctggtcctatatagtcctatatagcctggtcctatatagtctggtcctatatagtcctatatagtctggtcctatatagtctggtcctatatagtctggtcctatatagtctggccctatatagtcctatatagcctggccctatatagtcctatatagcctggtcctatatagtcctatatagtctggtcctatatagtcctatatagcctggccctatatagtctggtcctatatagtctggtcctatatagtctggtcctatatagtctggccctatatagtcctatatagtctggtcctatatagtctggtcctatatagtctggtcctatatagtcctatatagtctggtcctatatagccTGGTCCTATATAGCCTGGCcctatatagtcctatatagcctggtcctatatagtcccatatagtctggtcctatatagtcctatatagtctggtcctatatagtctggtcctatagtcctatatagtctggtcctatatagtccagTCCTCTTTAGTCCTATATAggctggtcctatatagtctggtcctatatagtcctatatagtctggtcctatatagtccagTCCTCTttagtcctatatagtctggtcctatatagtctggtcttatatagtcctatatagtctggtcttatatagtcctatatagtctggtcctatatagtccggtcctatatagtctggtcctatttAGTCTGGACATATATAGTCCTGtttagtctggtcctatatagtctggtcctatatagtctggtcctatttagtctggtcctatatagtcctatttagtctggtcctatatagtctggtcttatatagtcctatatagtctggtcttatatagtcctatatagtctggtcctatatagtcctatatagtctggtcctatatagtctggtcctatttAGTCTGGACATATATAGTCCTGtttagtctggtcctatatagtctggtcctatatagtctggtcctatttagtctggtcctatatagtcctatTTAGTCTGGTCCTAtttagtctggtcctatatagtcctatatagtctggtcctatatagtctggtcctatttagtctggtcctatatagtcctatatagtctggtcctatatagtctggtcctatttAGTCTGGTCCTAtttagtctggtcctatatagtctggtcctatatagtctggtcctatatagtcctatttagtctggtcctatatagtctggtcctatttagtctggtcctatatagtctggtcctatatagtctggtcctatatagtctggtcctatatagtcctatTTAGTCTGGTCCTAtttagtctggtcctatatagtctggtcctatatagtctggtcctatatagtctggtcctatttAGTCTGGTCCTAtttagtctggtcctatatagtctggtcctatatagtctggtcctatatagtcctatttagtctggtcctatatagtctggtcctatttagtctggtcctatatagtctggtcctatatagtcctatTTAGTCTGGTCCTAtttagtctggtcctatatagtctggtcctatatagtctggtcctatatagtcctatTTAGTCTGGTCCTAtttagtctggtcctatatagtctggtcctatatagtctggtcctatatagtctggtcctatttAGTCTGGTCCTAtttagtctggtcctatatagtctggtcctatatagtctggtcctatatagtcctatttagtctggtcctatatagtctggtcctatttagtctggtcctatatagtctggtcctatatagtcctatttagtctggtcctatatagtctggtcctatatagtctggtcctatatagtctggtcctatatagtctggtcctatatagtctggtcctatatagtcctatatagtctggtcctatatagtctggtcctatatagtctggtcctatatagtctggcgctatatagtcctatatagtctggtcctatatagtctggtcctatatagtctggtcctatatagtcctatatagtctggtcctatatccTGTGAAAGTGTTCTGAGTGTATGATGTGAAAGTGTCTTGATGTGGTTTGGTTAAGGTCACAGGGATATTGTTGAGATGATATTTCCATGGTTGTGTTTCATGTCATTAAAGCCTTGTCAGGTTGTATGACATAGTAGCATATATAAACCTCATCAGAAACCTCTGATTTAGGAGCCGGACGGCGGTCTAACCCCAAAACACACAACACTGACACGGCTACTTTCTAACTTACACAGCATCCAACAAACCTAATGTTCCcacgctagagagagagagagagagagagagcgagagagagagagagagagagagagagagagagagagaaagaaagagagagagagagagagcgagagagagagagagagagagagagagagagagagagagagagagagagagagaatgtgtgtttgGTGTTCCCAGTAGCCAGCACTCTGCAACCAATACTTCTGCCTGGTGCAACAGTATACTACTATAACAatcctaatctctctctctctctacagaggaactaCTTCTCCTGTAAGAAACCGTTTGACATCAACGAGTTCATCTCCTCGTATGAGAAGGTAAGTCCTCTTCAGCCTCAACCTctcaatgagtgtgtgtgtgtgtgtgtgtgtgtgtgtgtgtgtgtgtgtgtgtgtgtgtgtgtgtgtgtgtgtgtgtgtgtgtgtgtgtgtgtgtgtgtgtgtgtgtgtgtgtgtgtgtgtgtgtgtgtttgtttgtttgtttgtttcctcTAACCTGAGTGTATGTTTTCTGTGTGTCTAGATGCAGGATAAGGGCCTGTATAAGGCAATGGGAGAGCTGGACCTACTCTTCAACTACATCGAGGAGTACCTGGTCTCTAAGAGACGCAAACACTGACCCCTGACCAATCAGAATTTGCCAGAGTTatgtggctaaccctaacctctaataACCTCCAAAGCGCAAACATCTGGGACTGTCTTTTTGTGGAAGACCATGAGACTAAATTGTATGGGTCCTGAGGACCTTCTCTCTCTACGTTACTAGGCTAGTCTTTAGTCCTACTCTTCAGTTCTGAAAGAACACCTTGAAGAATAACTTCTGAGGACTTCATCAATATAATATATGGCATTTgccttttatccaaagtgactgagaGCACTGCTGTCATACATGTTTGTATGGGTGGTAGCCTCAGTGGGTAGCGAACCCTTGTTCTTGACCTGGGCTGAGCTTGCAAGTGCCACGCTCCACGGACTAAGCCACACAAGGACTTTTTCTTTAAAGTCCCTGAACCACATTTAGTCTCAGGTTAATCAAAACGTTTATTACTGAGTCATATtgactgaaacatactgctgtaaaGTATTGCATCAAATTTGTTGCATTTTttgtaattttatttttttaggaTTTACTTTCTGCACCTCTTTCCTTCCTTATAGTATAGTCATGATGTTAATCTAGCCACCATGTGGAGTAAGGAAGCATGTGTTACTGTACATGTGTAGAAAACCAGTGAGAAGGGGAATCTAGGCTACACATTTACCAGTGTGACAGAGAATGTACATTCACCTTTAACATGTTTTAATATGTGATCATTGACTGATCTGTAATAATGAGTGTATTTACACATGACCATGTTTACAACATATTGCAACATTTAGTTATAGCATACAGTATATTTACTACCAATATCAGTATTGATTTCAATTAAAACCGTCCGTGAATCTCAGTGGAATACTGCACCACAATGTTTATTAGTGTGGCTTGTGAAAAAGTGTGGCTACATACAAATGATTTCTAACATGATTATTTCGGACCACTACTCCTCCTAGTGGTCGTTTAATTTGGAAACGCCATTTAAGCTTTAGAATGTGCAGACTGGTTTGGAATAGTGTGCTTGCATACaactttttttaaactatttataCTTTTTAAACTATTAAACTTATTAAACTTCATCCATGGAATTTCCTCGAAATTCTAAAGATTCCTTTGTTGAAAACACCCAACATTCTATTCACAATAAACAATGTAACTTTTAACACAAATCAGCTACTTCGACCACATTCCAACAACGTTGACAATAACTTAGAGGGCCTGCAAGAGAAAAGcacagagtgtgcaaagctgtcatcaaggcaaaggatggctactttgaagaatttcaaatgtaaaatatatttgtatttatttaacagttttttggttactacatgattccgtatgtgttatttcatagtgttgatgtcttcactattattctacaatgtagaaaatagtaaaaataaagaaaaacccttgactgagtaggtgtgtccaaacctttgatgGGTACTGTTGGTGTGCCTAAATATTTGTGAGGTTGAGTGTATTTTtgtttaaccttcatttaaccaggttagtctagttgagattttaaaaaatctatttttcaagagattttaacaaactttttttttttagctagtgttttgtatttatttatgatttttttttttttactttctctGCCCTGcagttttaaaataaaatgttctaCTTTggaactgtttaaaaaaaaaaactcagttCTTCTTTTaaactttaaaatgtttaaaagcCTTTTAAGTGTAGATTATCAGTTTCACATTCTGTTGTAATGCTGCAGCGACGACACAATAAAGACCTCTTCTGAATCTGATGTCCCATCCTGtggttcttcttcttctcttgaaatagcagaacagaacatttTAATGAGATGTCTTTGGGTGTTGGATTCCCAAAGGCATACAGTACAAACtcaccacctgccaacccctcttttacgctactgctattctctgttcatcattcatgcatagtcactttaaccatatctacatgtacatactacctcaatcagcctgactaaccggtgtctgtatgtagcctcgctacttttttaACTTCgctatagcctgtctttttactgttgttttatttctttagttACTaactaacaccttttttgcactattggttagagcctgtaagtcagcatttcactgtaaggactacacctgttgtattcagcgaaCGTGACAAAGAAACTTTTGATTTGAACTCTGAAACACATATGATTCTTTAGAAATCTGCTAAATAACATTAAAATGTAAAGACCATTTCAGGTTATTTCACTACTTCAGATACACATTTTTTCTAACACTTACTTACTTGAGGCTTGACACcatgtactaaccctaaccataagaGCAGATGCGAAGCTGTCCACACTCTAACCTCAAACATGACCCACATAGAAGACTTACCAGCAGGCAGCACACCTTTACCGGAACGACAACCATTCTGGCCTCACCTTGTTTGAATATACAAAATGAGACAATTGAAAGGAAAACGTGTTGAAACGAAACCTTAGTCTGCATATTTTGTCTGACTGATACGCTTCTACCTGTGGTTTTCATTCGAGGGTGATGCTGCTGCatttctgcagagagagagagagagacacgtgtgtgtgtgtgtgtgtgtgtgtattcttgtAGCACACTGAAACTAGTCAGAGATATGTTAAGAGGAAATAGCTGTGCCGCTGTGTGACGCTAATCTTTGAACGTGCATCAAGGCAGCAGTGAAACAGACAGTCAGAATGGAACTTAAACCACCAAGTACTCACGCTCTGCTTAAACCACCAAGCATTTCATGAACGCTATCTAGCTGAGAGCATCACCTGAAGATTAGAAGGCGTTGACTCATCTAGGGTGCAGGGTTATCTAAGATAGACAAACAGGTGCATTATGAGTGTCTGTTTAGTATGTCGTGACCTGTGACAACTCATAAATGGATTCTGCTTGCATCTCATTTAAATCTCCAATGAGAGTCATTCACAGGATACAGGGTACAGGGTACAGGGTTAAAAGGTGTTGACGAATCCAGGGTACAGGGTTAAAAGGTGTTGACTAATCCAGGGTACAGGGTTAAAAGGTGTTGACTAATCCAGGGTACAGGGTTAAAAGGTGTTGACTAATCCAGGGTACAGGGTACAGGGTTAAAAGGTGTTGACTAATCCAGGGTACAGGGTACAGGATACAGGGTTAAAAGGTGGTGACTAATCCAGGGTACAGGGTACAGGGTTAAAAGGTGTTGACTAATCCAGGGGACAGGGTTAAAAGGTGTTAACTAATCCAGGGTACAGGGTTAAAAGGTGTTGACTAATCCAGGGTACAGGGTACAGGGTTAAAAGGTGTTGACTAATCCAGGGTACAGGGTTAAAAGGTGATGACTAATCCAGGGTACAGGGTTAAAAGGTGATGACTAATCCAGGGTACAGGGTTAAAAGGTGTTGACTAATCCAGGGTACAGGGTTAAAAGGTGATGACTAATCCAGGGTACAGGGTTTGTATCAGCGTGCTGGTCTGCATGGTTGTCAGGAGAAATgcatctgcatcccaaatggcaccctaataaTGCACTATggatcctggtctaaagtagcgcactatggatcctggtctaaagtagtgcactatatagggtgtcatttgggacataacctGTAAATGAGCTTTTCCAAAACGTGGTCCtcacactacacagctgattcaaataatcaactaatcatcgagctttgatcatttgaatcagcttgGAGTCCCGAGGACCGCTTGGAGTCCCGAGGACCGCTTGGAGTCCCGAGGACCGCTTGGAGTCGCGAGGACCGCTTGGAGTCGCGAGGACCGCTGTTTTCCGAAAACCCTGCAGTAACTGTAAAGAGCTGTTCTCTGTCACGGCAAAAACACCCCGATTAACAGCTATAGGTTTAAACACTACCAGGTGCTGTGTCATTGGCAAATCCTATCTTTAGACAATATAAACATGCCAAACTCTTCAATGTAGTACAGTGAGATTAAGGTTAAAATTGACGcttcccaggtggcgcagtggttaagggcgctgtactgcagcgccagctgtgccatcagagactctgatggccgcgaccgggaggtccgtggggcgacgcacaattggcctagagttgtccgggttagggagggcttggccggtagggatctcatcgcgcaccagcgactcctgtggcgggccgggcgcagtgcgcgctaaccaaggttgtcaggtgcggctggctttcgggttggatgcgcgctgtgttaagaagcagtgcggcttggttgggtcgtgtatcggaggacgcatgactttcaaccttcgtctctcccgagcccgtacgggagttgtagcgatgagacaagatagtagctactacaacaattggataccacgacattggggagaaaaaggggtaaaaactcaacaacaaaaaagaaacaaaccaaaaaaagGTTGAAATTGCCTTATTTCACTTCATATTGAACTTTACCTTGAATAATTGAATCAAACTGCAGTGATGATGAAtgatggagggggtggggggagtgTGTTTCGGTTTTACGAGGTGCCAGACCTTCCTCTCTTCAGACTGGCATCTtcatgactgtctgtctgtctgtctctgccaaAAAACTGACTAACATTCGTCTGTCTGTGTCATGTCAATagggacatacagtggggcaaaaaagtatttagtcagcaatggtgc from Oncorhynchus kisutch isolate 150728-3 linkage group LG5, Okis_V2, whole genome shotgun sequence harbors:
- the il10 gene encoding interleukin-10; amino-acid sequence: MSPCSLLLSLLLAAALQCEHAQCRRVPCSDRCCSFVEGFPVRLKELRTAFSTIRDYYEANDELETSLLDEGILHHLKTPVGCHAMDSILKFYLDTVLPTAMNNRTQNNNDFKSPIDSIGNIFHELKKEIVQCRNYFSCKKPFDINEFISSYEKMQDKGLYKAMGELDLLFNYIEEYLVSKRRKH